The Deltaproteobacteria bacterium nucleotide sequence CTCGCTGGTTGGGACAAGCACTGGCACCGAGTCAGCGGATGTCGGGCGCTGGGTGAGAGTGCAATTCGGCTCGATTCCCGGCACGGGGTCTCGTCGCTCGATCACGTTCAGGGTCTCAGCTCGCCCGAAGTAGAGAACGCGATCCAAGCATCGGTCGAGGATGCCAATGAGATCAGGTCTCCACGCATCACCGTCCAGGAACCACCAGACGGCCGATTCGTCCGTGTCTTCGGGTGGGACGCACCACGCGTTGTCCTGGACGAGCGTTGTGCCGTAGCCTCGCCTAGCTGCCTTCTTCTTTTCAGCGGGGTTCCAGCCGAAGGTCGCCGGTTGGTACTGTCTGAGGACCATGCCCCGACGCGCGAATGGCGGAAGCCGGAACGCGTAATGGCTGCTGCAGAATGCGCGCAACAAGGAGTCGATCCCGTCCGAGTCTCGGTCGCCTGTCTCGCGTTGCCACTGATGCCACCGCGCGCAAATCGCACGGACGAGCCGCCACGGGCTCGGCGGCCACTCACCGAAAGGGTCATCAAACGGGTTGACCCTCCACGGTGTGGCGTGGAATCGCCCAAGAGGGAACGTTTGTCGCAGCACGACGCGCATGAACGTCAGTCCTCTTCGTTCGCTTCCTCATTCTCGTCTTCATTCTCGCCGGTGCCTTCGTCGGGCTGGCCCTGGTCATCTCCGTTCTTCTTGTCATCGTCGCCGGCTCGGTAAAGCTCTCCGGCAGGCCAGTAGATGTCGGTCGTCGCGGCGTTTGGCGCAAACGCATCACCTGTAATGTAAGCCCCGATGTTGATCGCTCCCAGAGCAGCCCTCACGTCGCCTTGATCCCAGCAAACTTCCGCACATTCCAGGTCGCAACCCGATCTGTAGCGGAAAGGCCCGCGCAGCAACCGGCCGATCTTCCACAGCGCCAATGCGAGAAGAAACTTCTTCTGGTTGTCATTGAGGCCGAGATACGTCTTGCTGTCGTTACCGGATTCTTTCCTGCCGAAGGAACGCAGAAGTGCCAGGTCGAGTACGAATGTCGCCCGAATCTCTCCCGCGGTCGCGTCGTCAACGGCGAAGATCGGTTGGCCAGAAGTGGTTTTGCCGAGGCGGTCGAACTTCACGCCGGACCGATCGACTCGACCGGCTCCGAACGCCTCGAGGTGGGCGGTGAGCATGCGTGGAATCTTGATCTGCCACTGCGGAAACAGGACCCCATGCACGAGCGCGTTCGGGTCATAGCGGAAGATCGTCGTGAAGACCGTCCACCACGCTTCTGCCGGTGGGTGTGCCTTCCTACCGAGACCGGCCAGAACACCGCACTCGCGAGCGAGTTGCTTCTCGAAGATCTCAGCTTCCGGGTTGCCATTGCTCAGCCTCTTCCCGCCGAGGAAGTAGGTCGACGCAATGCGGTGCCCTTCGGTTAGGCTCGTAACCACGACCTGCTTCCGCTTCTGCTTGTTCTCGTCCTTTTCATGCTCCGGCCAGCCCGCGTCCGTCACGCAGCGCAGATATGGCATTCCTTGGAGTTCCGCCGTCACGTCCGGATCGTGCGGTGCTGCGCGGCAGACCGCTTCAAGATGGTTCGCCATACTCGCCGCGCTGTCCACGATGCAGACTTTTTCAAGCGTGCCG carries:
- a CDS encoding CRISPR-associated protein produces the protein MPEAKSFDLERLIADDGPLRMVLKARLQPVAELDRFQPAGFPEIGHVIYDAPRVDGTLEKVCIVDSAASMANHLEAVCRAAPHDPDVTAELQGMPYLRCVTDAGWPEHEKDENKQKRKQVVVTSLTEGHRIASTYFLGGKRLSNGNPEAEIFEKQLARECGVLAGLGRKAHPPAEAWWTVFTTIFRYDPNALVHGVLFPQWQIKIPRMLTAHLEAFGAGRVDRSGVKFDRLGKTTSGQPIFAVDDATAGEIRATFVLDLALLRSFGRKESGNDSKTYLGLNDNQKKFLLALALWKIGRLLRGPFRYRSGCDLECAEVCWDQGDVRAALGAINIGAYITGDAFAPNAATTDIYWPAGELYRAGDDDKKNGDDQGQPDEGTGENEDENEEANEED